One segment of Saprospiraceae bacterium DNA contains the following:
- the nadA gene encoding quinolinate synthase NadA: protein MTATLASATQKLDRLGYLDLEVGPELDLVAEINRLKKEKNAIILAHYYQESEIQDVADFIGDSLGLSQKAAATDADIIVFAGVHFMAETAKMLSPHKKVLLPDLKAGCSLADSCPPHLFKKFKEKYPDHIVVSYINCTAELKTLTDICCTSTNAVAIIESIPKDQPIIFAPDKNLGAYLIKKTGRDMVLWNGACMVHEIFSHERIVKLKNRHPNAKFIAHPECEAHILDMADFIGSTTGLLKYTINDSAQEYIVATESGILHQMQKASPHKTFIPAPPNNNCACNDCPHMKRNTMEKLYLCMEHEMPEITLPQWVIEQGVKSIDRMMEISEKAGLGLK from the coding sequence ATGACAGCTACCCTTGCCTCTGCCACCCAAAAACTCGACCGACTGGGCTATCTCGACCTCGAAGTGGGCCCCGAACTTGACCTCGTGGCCGAAATCAACCGCCTGAAAAAAGAGAAAAACGCCATCATCCTGGCGCACTACTATCAAGAATCGGAAATTCAGGACGTGGCCGACTTCATCGGGGACTCGCTCGGCCTTTCGCAAAAAGCCGCCGCCACCGATGCCGACATCATCGTGTTCGCCGGGGTGCACTTCATGGCCGAGACCGCCAAAATGCTTTCGCCGCACAAAAAAGTGCTGCTGCCCGACCTTAAAGCAGGCTGTTCGTTGGCCGACTCCTGCCCGCCGCATTTGTTCAAAAAATTCAAGGAGAAATATCCCGACCATATCGTGGTGTCGTACATCAACTGCACGGCCGAACTCAAAACGCTGACCGACATTTGTTGCACTAGCACCAATGCGGTCGCCATCATCGAAAGCATCCCGAAAGACCAGCCCATCATTTTTGCGCCCGACAAAAACCTCGGCGCTTACCTCATCAAAAAAACCGGACGCGACATGGTGTTATGGAATGGGGCCTGCATGGTGCACGAGATATTCAGCCATGAGCGCATCGTCAAACTGAAAAACCGCCACCCCAACGCAAAATTTATCGCCCACCCCGAATGTGAGGCGCACATTCTCGACATGGCCGATTTTATCGGCAGCACCACCGGACTGCTCAAATACACCATCAACGATTCCGCACAAGAATACATCGTCGCCACCGAGTCGGGCATTTTGCATCAAATGCAGAAGGCCAGCCCGCACAAGACTTTCATCCCGGCACCGCCCAACAACAATTGCGCATGCAACGACTGCCCACACATGAAGCGCAACACGATGGAAAAACTCTACCTCTGCATGGAACACGAAATGCCCGAAATCACCCTGCCCCAATGGGTGATAGAGCAAGGGGTGAAGTCCATTGACCGGATGATGGAGATTTCGGAAAAAGCGGGGTTGGGGTTGAAGTAG